One genomic region from Rosa rugosa chromosome 1, drRosRugo1.1, whole genome shotgun sequence encodes:
- the LOC133733334 gene encoding ATP synthase gamma chain 1, chloroplastic-like, whose translation MKLVAAARVRRAQDAVINGRPFSETLVEVLYDINEQLQGEDVDIPLTNVRPVKKVALVVITSDRGLCGGFNNALTKKAQTRIVELRKFGLEVVLINVGKKGNSYFMRRLEIKVDRLMEGGAFPTAKETSINLNPLLNLIASFPLIIVIPSFSSSCFISTISGFLQRREEKREGKGREEEEEDTIWCFSPPM comes from the coding sequence ATGAAGCTTGTAGCGGCTGCCAGGGTACGAAGAGCTCAAGACGCAGTCATCAATGGTCGGCCCTTCTCTGAGACCCTTGTGGAGGTTTTATACGACATCAATGAGCAGCTTCAAGGTGAAGACGTTGATATCCCTTTGACTAATGTTAGACCTGTCAAGAAAGTAGCCCTTGTGGTCATTACCAGTGATAGAGGTCTGTGTGGTGGTTTCAACAATGCATTGACTAAGAAAGCGCAAACCCGAATTGTGGAGTTGAGGAAATTTGGATTGGAGGTGGTTCTGATCAACGTTGGGAAGAAGGGAAACTCGTATTTTATGCGTAGGCTGGAGATTAAGGTGGATAGGTTGATGGAAGGAGGGGCGTTTCCGACTGCgaaagaaacttcaatcaaCTTAAATCCCCTTCTCAATCTGATAGCTTCTTTTCCTTTGATTATCGTCATTCcctccttctcttcttcctgCTTCATCTCCACCATTTCTGGGTTCTTACAGAGAAGGGAAGAAAAAAGGGAAGGGAAgggaagggaagaagaagaagaggacacGATATGGTGCTTCAGTCCACCAATGTGA